The genomic region GGGGAGCTTCTGGCGGATAGAGGCTATGATGCCGACTGGTTTCGTCATGCCTTGTCCCGTAAAGGAATCACGCCGTGCATTCCTGGCAGACACAGCCGAAAAACTCCGGTGGTCTATGACAAGGAGGTTTATAAGCAGCGGCACAAGATAGAAATCATGTTTGGCCGACTCAAGGATTGGCGCAGAATAGCCATGCGTTATGACCGTTGTGCACACACGTTCTTTTCGGCCATTTGTCTCGCTGCCATTGTCATCTTTTATATTTAATGAGTCCTGAACCTAAGTAATTTTTCTGACCTATTCACAGATCGCCAACTTACAGCACTCACTACATTTAGCACCCTTGTAACCGAAGCCCAAAAGAAGGCCATGAGTGATGCACTGGTTGCTGGAATGGACAGCGATGAAACATCTCTTGCCGAAGGTGGTTCTGGAGCATTGGCCTATGGGCAGGCTGTAGGGACATATTTGGCTAATGCAGTTGATCGTCTTGCTGATTTCTCGACCTCTGTTTCCAGATGGTCTGCATCTAATGAAAAGCCGATGAACTTGTTTAGCAAACAGGCAATCCCTATGACTTGGGACTTTCCTGAGACTAATATACTAGGCGAAGCTGTTGGTGGATTCTCACCTATTGTTCAATATGTAGCAGACTGTATTTTAAAACTCCCCAAAACATCCACAAGGGGTTTCGCAACACAGCATGATGCTCAGAGTGATTGCGGCCTTCGTAGTATAGTCATATCTACAGATCCACCGTATTACGATAATATTGGCTACGCCGACCTTTCAGACTTCTTTTATGTCTGGTTGCGGCGTTCTTTGAAAGCTACCTATCCTCAGCTTTTCCGCACCATGCTCGTTCCCAAGACGGAAGAACTGGTGGCTACTCCTTACCGTTTTGAAGGAAGCAAAGAAAAGGCCCGAGAATTCTTTGAAGACGGCATGTTCAAAACCTGCTGTCAGCTTTACAAATATTCTCGGGAAGATGTGCCTGTCACTATCTATTATGCGTATAAACAAAGCGACTCTGATGAAAGTCAAAACGACAGCCAAACAGCATCTACCGGTTGGGAAACCATGCTTTCCGCTATCATTCAAGCTGGCTTTTCCATCACTGGCACTTGGCCACTTCGTACTGAGCAGGCGTATCGTTCTGTAAGCATGAACACCAACGCGCTCGCGTCCTCCATCGTGCTGGTCTGCCGCAAGAGGCCGGAAGATGCCCCCTCCTGCACGCGGCGTTCCTTCATTGCCGAGCTGAAGCGCGAACTCCGCACAGCGCTGAAGAAGCTCCAGTCCAGCAACATCGCCCCGGTGGATATGGCGCAGGCCGCCATAGGCCCGGGCATGGGCGTGTATTCTCGCTACAGCCGCGTGCTGGAGGCGGACGGCTCGCCCATGAACGTGCGCAGTGCCCTGCAAACCATCAACGCCGAGCTCGACCTGTATTTCTCGGAACAGGACGGCGTGCTCGATGCCGAAAGCCGCTTCTGCGTGGATCTCTACACGCAGTTCGCCTTTAACAACATGAAGTTCGGCGAGGCCGACGTGCTGGCCCGCGCCAAGAACACATCCGTGGAACGTCTGGCCGAAATGGGGCTGGTCTATTCCGAAAAGGGCGTGGTGCATCTGTTCGACCGCTCCGAACTGCCTGAGTTCAAAGCCGAGGCGCGAAGCTCCACGGGCCGCTGCCTCTGGATGCTCACCCAGTACCTTTGCCAGTTCCTTGAAAAAGGCGGCGTGGAGGCCTGCGCCATGCTCTGCATGGACTACCCCTCCGACGCCGAACGCGCCCGCGACCTCGCCTACCGCCTCTTCTCCCTTGCCGAGCGCAAGGGCTGGAACGCCGAAGCCTACGCCTACAACTCGCTCGTGGTCTCGTGGCCCGAGATACAGCAGAAGGTTTCCGAACTGCGCGCCGTGCGCCGCTCCGCCCAGCAGGGTTCCCTTATCTGATGAGAGTTAGCCATGACCAATAATAACGAACTCGTTTTCCGCGGTTTCCGTGCCCTGCTCATGGGCTTTGCTCCGTACATCTGCGCCGCCCTCCGTGTGGAGTATGGGCCGGATTGGTGGCGGCAGGCTGTGCTCACCACCCTGCATGAGCTTCAACGGCGCGGCCTGCCTCTCGAAGGGCCGGATCAGAAGCTTATGGAATCGCTGGATATCCAGCGCTGTCTCATACTTTTCGATGCGCTGTGGGGCGACGTGTTCCGCAAGCGTCTTTCCATCGACCACCGCACATGGGCCAAGGAACTCATGGGCGTGCGCAACAAGCTGGCTCACATCGGCGCGGACGATTTCAACGACAGCGACACCTGGCGCGCACTCGACACCATGTCTCGCCTCTGCGAGCAGATAGACGCCGAAGCCACCGAAGAGATTCGCGCTCTCCTGCGTGAATCCCGCTACGGCTCGGCCGCCGGTTCTACGGCTGTCACCGCTCAGGCCGCTCCGCAGGCCGCGCCCGCCGCGCCCAAGGCTTCCGGCATACTTGCGGAATCCCCGGCCAACCTGCCGAGCTGGCGCGATGTCATCGAACCGCATCCCGACGTGGCGCAGGGCCGCTACCGCAACGCCGAGTTCGCCGCCGACCTCTCGCAGGTGGCACGCGGCGAAGGCTCCTACGAATACCGCGACCCGGTGGAATTCTTCGCCCGAACCTATGTCACGGAAGGCATGGCCGGCCTTCTGGTGCAGGCCTTGAAACGCGTTTCCGGCAAGGACGGCGAACCCGTCATCCAGCTCAAAACAGCATTCGGCGGCGGCAAAACCCACAGTATGCTGGCCCTTTACCACCTTCTGCGCGGCACAGTTTCCGTGGACAAAATTCCCGCCGTGCGCCCGGTTCTGGAGGCCGCAGGGCTTGCCAGCCTGCCCAAAGTCCACGCGGCAGTGCTGGTCGGCACTGCGCTCGACCCCAGCAAGGTGAAGCGCCCGCAGAATCTGCCCGGTATCACCGTGAGCACGCTCTGGGGCGAAATGGCCTACCAGCTCGCGCTCTCGGCCCAGAATCCCAAGCTCTACGACTTCGTAAAAGAAGCCGACAAGAAAGGCATTTCCCCCGGTTCCGAGGCCCTGAAAGGTCTCTTCGACGCCTGCGGCCCCTGCCTCATCCTCATGGACGAACTCGTGGCCTACGCCAAGCGCATCTATGGCGTGAACGGCCTGCCGTCCGGCTCTTTCGATAATTTCATCACCTTTATTCAGGAGATAACCGAGGCCGCCCGCGCCAGCCGCAACAGCCTTGTGGTGGCCTCCATCCCCGAATCGAACATCGAGATCGGCGGCGAGGCCGGGCAGACCGCGCTGGAAGCCATCGAGCACACCTTCGGCCGCATGGAATCCATCTGGAAGCCCGTGGCCGCCAACGAAGGTTTTGAGGTCGTGCGCCGCCGCCTCTTCCTCGACTGCAAGAATCCCGCCGCGCGCGACATGGTGTGCGAACATTTCAGCGCCATGTACCGCGAGAACACGTCGGATTTTCCGCTGGAAACCAAGGAACTTGAATACAAGAACCGCCTCGTTTCCTGCTACCCCATCCATCCTGAAGTCTTCGACCGCCTCTACGACGACTGGGCCACGCTGGAGCGCTTCCAGCGTACGCGCGGCGTTCTGCGCCTCATGGCGGCGGTCATCCACGAGCTGTGGATGGGCAACGACGCGGGCCTGCTCATCATGCCCGGTTCCCTGCCCATGGACGTGCCCAACGTGCGCGACGAGCTGACCCGCCACCTCTCCGAAGGCTGGAACCCGCTCGTGGACAAGGAAGTGGACGGCAAGCAGTCCGTGCCCTACCTGATGGACAAGGCCAACTCGCGCTACGGCAAGAT from Mailhella massiliensis harbors:
- a CDS encoding Swt1 family HEPN domain-containing protein — its product is MTNNNELVFRGFRALLMGFAPYICAALRVEYGPDWWRQAVLTTLHELQRRGLPLEGPDQKLMESLDIQRCLILFDALWGDVFRKRLSIDHRTWAKELMGVRNKLAHIGADDFNDSDTWRALDTMSRLCEQIDAEATEEIRALLRESRYGSAAGSTAVTAQAAPQAAPAAPKASGILAESPANLPSWRDVIEPHPDVAQGRYRNAEFAADLSQVARGEGSYEYRDPVEFFARTYVTEGMAGLLVQALKRVSGKDGEPVIQLKTAFGGGKTHSMLALYHLLRGTVSVDKIPAVRPVLEAAGLASLPKVHAAVLVGTALDPSKVKRPQNLPGITVSTLWGEMAYQLALSAQNPKLYDFVKEADKKGISPGSEALKGLFDACGPCLILMDELVAYAKRIYGVNGLPSGSFDNFITFIQEITEAARASRNSLVVASIPESNIEIGGEAGQTALEAIEHTFGRMESIWKPVAANEGFEVVRRRLFLDCKNPAARDMVCEHFSAMYRENTSDFPLETKELEYKNRLVSCYPIHPEVFDRLYDDWATLERFQRTRGVLRLMAAVIHELWMGNDAGLLIMPGSLPMDVPNVRDELTRHLSEGWNPLVDKEVDGKQSVPYLMDKANSRYGKILAARRVARAIMLGSAPTVRQQNVRGLEASRVRLGVTQPGEQVALFNDACNTLKNKLAYLYTNPSGDRFWYDTRPTLRKTVEDRATQVAASDVEFEIERRLKKLRKEAPFAGIHVCPASSLDVPDEQAVRLVVLRPAESYAQSAQDCAAMRAVSEMFEKRGTAPRMYRNMLVFLAADQALMANLEQEVRRFIAWTSIKEDSQDLNLDAAQNRETEVSLKRSDETVDLLLKEAWCWLLVPSVDTYDRKTLDWERTRLSGDGLISRAAKKLLQNEWAVTKWAPALLLMELDNLLWQGVNHIAIKQLWEWLCTYCYLPRLASYDVLEEAIVSGLSEEEFFGYAAAVGEDRYISLKLGQSVRPEKSGYLVKVKAAKTQIGREKEATTPPVQPPVVETVVPTPDRPAPVTPTPPAPQPVQPTPPAPKSMSFYLSTQLDTTRVNRAVQKILEEVVSVLTQENGVTVELRFDVQASAPKGLQPSTIRAVSENCRTLKITNFGFVEE